tacttggggtttaccttttcgttttttattattatttgttttattgataagtttcctcaagttaatgcatactttgataagatttaccttttgcgttttatctttattaagaattgttgggataagagtgaggtttgtgcacataaacttgtttaaacccccagtaaatttacattttactgaccgttccaaggcgatacctaacaattcttgataaaaataccaattatttttatatctatatatatagtatttatgcactgtgctgtttgtagagttttgtgctgttctatgtttcttgtttgtgattttgtgttctatgtttttggcgtttgcccattgccactaaaccgggtttatgtttaaactttttgctactgagcatgtttctgtagctttttgaatatatattgcCACAAAAAAGTATTGGTTTTTAAATGCTCTGGCTGGCTTTATATGAGGTTGCGAAAGTGCGTTTAGTTTTCAATTGAATGTTATTTATTCGCAGAATTTATTTGTACTTTTAGCATTAAGTAATCAATGACTAGCTAGGACGTTTAATGTCATGacctttattattattgaattacAACTGCCAATCGCTTCAAACAATCGTTTTATGTAGGATACTGAAGCGGTCTTCCGAAGAAACGTTAGACATTCCTTATTTCTTGGCATCATAACGTGGGAGGAGTTTTGTCTTTCTAATCGATTATTGTCACATTGATGGTACTCGGTAGCACTTCACCTAGATACAGTAACGGGAGTCATTTGAAAACTAATTGTAACATAACGTCTCGGAAGTGTTGTCGCAATACCGTCCTTATAAAGAGGCATTGATGTGTCAAATAGTACACTGCCATATATGTACAGACTTATATTCAGTTATTCTGCCTTCTTATTCTCCATCCTTTTGATTGATCGAGAACTGTTTCCATTTACCCTGTAATATAAGGGTCATCACCATATGCTCTTCAAAAGAAATACAGCCTATATGCACAAAACTGATAAAGGTTACAATGTAGATGCAGTAATTCAGGTTTCATAAGCGCTTACTcatattaatcaattattttattttgcatttcatcCTTTTCAATACACAACAAAAGAACAGTAtagaattcatttttaaaaggaaccgcatataaattaaataattcgAATATCAATCAATGCAGGATGTAATTCACATTtgctaaatataaaatgttggACTTAACGAATTTTTTACCGTCGAATTCAAAGTGAGTAAAGGCAGAACAAAACTATCTGTGTTTGTATAAAGCTCTCCCCCCTTGTGATTACATAAAACAACGTCGTTCATTATTGCGTGTTTAATTACGAGACGAAAACATAAGGCATATTGAACAATGAATTTGGGGATTTTCAAACGGTCGTTTCCGCGATAAACCATCCAAATggcatatttattttcttaaacagCTTTGTCTAGTACGGGCTGCTGCAGAcagaaaaaagtataaatgtgtTTTCGTTTCCTCAGAGTGTCTTTAATTCTTGTAACAGGTTTTCTTAATACATAGTGGACGTTTTCTGGTTTATTAGTGTTGGTTATTACAGATATTTGAAAGACTGATCTTGAAAACTGTAAAAACTAATTATTAATAAGACagacatttaaaatttgtataaagactgttttaaatatatttgttttatgtattatattttaacaacataataaaaGACTCAACTCATTTGAAACGAAGAGTACAAACTTTATTTAGACCATAGACCATTGGTGTATGCTTGTCTACCGTAGGTTCGAAAGTCTCTGAAATACACTACTGAAAAAGTAACAATATATGAGAAATGAAACTTATCTTAATAAACGAAAAAGGCTTACAAAGCCAAGCATAAAGTTAATGTCACTTAACTGCCACACCgttcacaaatacaaattacGACCTTAAAACAAGATAGAAGAAAAAAGGCCTCGAAATCCGACAGCTATACAGGCAAGAACATTTGGGTTATTGTAAATATGTCAAAACTGCCTTGTTTAATGTTGTTCGTAAGAATTCCATAGAAACAACTATTCACAGAGCGTCACTAGTTTGTATTGAAGGCGTATAATGATTATGgcaaataagacgttttcattGTCTACTGTATGGTTTGACCTCACAGTTACATACATTTTAGAGATTTCGGTCAAATACATAAGCTCGCTGAGGTTTGCGAATATTCATCCATTGTGCAAATTCGGGATTTTCAGTACAGAAACGGTCATTCGAAGCAATCGCTTGGTTAGGTTTCTTTTCCTGTATCTCTTATCTCTTTTATATAATCACTGGAGAATCTTGCGTGGTATTTGTGTTATTGACagtatatgaaaaaaacatttctaaagaAACGTGATATCAATGCTAACACCAggaaacaacattatttatgaattgaAAATAGGCTTGcgtatttacatttaaatcatatatacGGACGATGATACAAAGACGTCAACTAGTAACAACGGTCTCCTGTTGGCGGCGTTTAGCGGTAATATAGACCTTTATTATAAGTTGCATATGCCAGAGCCGGTGTATGAATCCTTCCTTATAAGATTATTTAAACTGCTTCATTCGCTTCAAGAATGAACACATTTGGTTTGTTTTCACATATCTAAAGTCTGTATTTAAATTTTCCATTTCTACGAAATATATTTGACCGGTGTATTGGCACATTCTTATGTTTACCGCATGAGTGGTTTACCAAAATGAAGTCAAACAAGTTTTACTTGGCAGAAGCGTGAATTTGTAAAAAAGTAGGCCGTCTGAAACAACAGTCTTTAGTTTAGTTACAGGTTTGACAACGATGTTAACATCTTGATTATCTgttcttatttgttttgatgCACTATGACGCTATGTGTCTTCTTTTCTTAAACCAGATCGTAgtttatgtatttgttataaacGCAATGATATAAAACGAAGATTGATTTATTTCCTATAGCAATGAAGACTGACAAAATACTGGCGATAAATTCAATTGTCTTGCTATCGGTCACTAATAAACTGAGTTAACAAACACATTATCATAGACCAACAAGCAGCAGATAGCGTCATTGAAGTTATTCGCTGAATGCATTACACTTctacattattttcactatgcaATATGATATCCCTAAGAAATCCCAATGCAATTACCTtatgtatatgaatataaaataatttaaagcttTAATGTGGTTTACTTATATGTTCTAGTTTGTTTTCCtgcaataaaatcaaaatgattcGGAATTTCTAGACAACGTTTatatcttataattatgtttgcaagGAGAAACACAGTTAAAACGTGCTTTTAAAACGTTGCAATCAaggaatttacaaaatatggaCTAGTAAAACAATGTCACTGACCTTGAGAAACAACGTTTGATATTCGTCGGCGATTATTACTGAATCTGCTTCGAGCTAACATAATATCTCTATAATttctataatattatgttttatgcatgtgGTATCTGTCTTTCTTGGTGTTCGACGGTAAATAGCTTTCTTTGAGTGCATCGTCTTTACAAGTTCATCATAATTTAGGGAATTGTTTAGGTGATGGCTTCTTGGTCTTGTCCGTGCATTTTCCCTTGTATAATTAATGAATGATAAGCATGAACAATAGTACTTCTTATGCAGATGGTGGTATTATTTCAGCAATTCAAAGTCGTATTCGTAATTCGTATTAAAGTGTTGAATTTAGTCTGTGCCTACTATGAATTTATACAAAAagctttgttaattttaatcaaCAGCATTGaacaacattttcatatttgcaagaatatatataaaacttccTCCAATGCTGTATTTGTAGTGTATCTCTTTACAGGCGTTGTCGATGTCAGCAATGGGAAAGATGTCCAAGGACGCTTTCAAGAGGAGTCAGAGCATCGACCATCAGCTACAACAAGACCTGGAACAGAGGAAAAACGAACTGACACTACTGCTCCTAGGTAGGCAGGAGTTGTAACTATATAGAACCAACAGGCAGAGTAAGATTAGTGAGCAACAACACGAGACAAAACCATCTTACTGATAGgttggttttttttttctatatataatCAACAGGCTGAAAAGCATCAGCGAGCAACAGCAGGAGACTGACTTATCTTACTGATAAGTATGCCCAGTATTATACTATATAGAACCAACAGGCAAAGTAGGGAAAGTGAGCAACAGCAAGAAACAGAGCTATCTTACTGATTGGTAGGTAGATGTACTCACTATTTATACAAAGACACTCTAAATCATAAAAATTAAAGAGTTACAACCTCcaattatataaaataccgtTAGAAAAAGGAGAAACAAAGTTAAAGGTAGGCCAACTTGTCACTGGGGAACCAACAATCAGGATACAGACCATCTATTACCAAACGACCTGAAAACCAGAACATTGACGCGCTTATATAGTTACTACGATAAGGTAGGCAGGCGTATCATTATATGTAAGAACAGTCAAAATATCCATCCAACCTACAACAAGGTCGGAGATAAACGAGAAACGAACATtcactttgataaaaaacacTTGTAACTGTGTTTATTTGTGTCaggtaagattgcaatatatcgGCTTCTAGACGATCAGAGGCTGAATATATAGGAAGGGCGGGCTTACACTGCTGCCTCGTGTGTGCGAGCTATATACTAAATTAATTTATAGATATGCATTGTTATTGAATTCGTTACCATGACAagttattttgacaattgtaaTCGAAATTGCAATGCCAATGCGAGGTAGGTAGGTCTTGTCACTGTATAGCACGTCGTTTTAGTCTATTCCATAAGCTACGGAAGTACAAGGGTACTATAATGGAAAACTACTTTGAAATAcgacttttttaaattaagttttaaagcAATAGTATATGCAGagataaattgttgtttgtattgaGTGTGGTGTTTTATTGTTGGTCTCCTTAAGTCTACCCCTTCGTTTATGATTATCTCGTTTatcttcttttattaaaacCAGATGTCGACAATTCCCCAGCGTGAGCAATGGTCAGTCTATAATCAAAGTCTGCATACAATTCTaccattaatttaaacaatgatcCTGAGAAGTAAGAACCGGTCAATTTCCCAGCTGATCCCTTTGACTCGAATGGACAGACTACAGTATTGTAATTCACTGTAGAATTATTCTTAGGGCATTGCGGGTGGTGTATTTTCctaatagttattttttttcatatcggcgaggtttgtataatttttagaacaaaaacaGCATGACCATTATAGGTTTTCGTTTTGTGCATATAGAGTTCGTCAGAATATGTTGTCGTATATTTAAGATTTGTATTTTGTCAACTATCTACGTTGACAAATTCCTACTGTACACTCGCGACTGCTGAGGTGGTTAACTATGATGCCAGGATTTGCTtacttactttttaattattgtttaatctaATGAGTTAAACAACTTTGTGCTTTTAAACTAGGGAATAAATTTGTGCTGGCATATTTGGCTTTGGGGGAAGGGCTAAAAGACGTTTGAAGCACGTACAAAAGCAACTCAAATAGGTTCGTGCAACAAAAACTATTCCTTCGTGATCCAGGATTTCGCCTTTCAATATTGCAGACCCTTTATCAACCAATTACATAATAATGGATAAATACCATGGACTCGTTTAACATTCCTTAACAAACGtacatattttccataaaaatgaaacaaaactacGATCATTTTAGTTCCTTTTTAGTTCCATATCGACTGCTTTGTCATTGTAAATGTACAACTATAGTATACAGTCTAATATatccaaaacatgttttgctgCAGAAATAAAACCACTGCCTACACGCTGAGCAATGACATGAGACattattatagttttattttgacGTATATAGTAAATATACACTATGTTcacttatttttcaataaaccgGCTGAGCATTTAAACATGCAGACCATTGATTTGACACATATTATATCtttggtaaatatttgttttctcaaTTAAACTagcataaaaatatgattttaatttataaaattcgtttgacatttatttattctgtATTTGCTTCACGGTTATGGTTTTACATTTTGATTACAGGAATgccataacataacatattataaaataaaatagacatTCATGGGTAACAAGGTGCTTCCTTATACATTTTCACATTATCTAACTGGTAAGATCCAATCGTTCACTCCCTATACGGAACTGCTTTTAAACGATTTCTAGTTTCATCATGTTTTTTCAATTGATAGAGTGTGCTTTTTTTGTTCGAAACTCAGTAACAAATACTGTTATTTGAATAACGGTCGAAAACACAATTATGCAAAGCGTATTTTGATCTTTTTAATATGAGTATGCTCTTACAGTAATCAAACGTTTTGATTTCTTATTTGGCGCCTTTTGCTTGTTTCGGATCAAAATGACATATGCTCATAGTAATTTATACGGTATAAgtgaaactatttattattccttgtaattatattgttgttgtttttatgaccCCAGGGTTGGTGATATTCTACCAGTCTTGGTCCTCGAGAAGTGAACTTTCATCATCATTTCTTACGAAACCCATTTAGGAATGCATTTCTTGTCTCATTTGTCATTGCAATTGAATTGCAGAACACTCATGGAACtaaagaaaataacataatttgaTAGAACTTGGATCGGACGAAATAATGCAACTCTTTATTTAACACATCTTATCACGAACAGTTATTAGATATGCATGGTTCCTTTAGTTTCTTTAATAGCTAAAGCCGGCTTCGTGTTGTCTTTGATGCATGCTTATGCATATAATAGTTGTGATAGATTTGAAAGCTTTTACCGCTTATGATAATACAAAAGAGTCTCAGGCTGAATATACTTGCAAAGGTTGTAACATTTGTCATGGCGTAAATACAAATGGAAACCTTATACCATAATAAGACAAATGCGTTTCAGTAGATTTTCATCTTTTATAAGAAGAACCAAATTGACACCAGTGAAGTTTCAAACCATGAATGATTTTACAATGTCTTTCTCGGAAATAAAGAAATGCTCAAATATGCACGTggataacacaatatatatataattatatcactaTCAAAACGTACggtattaaataaatacaattatagattatttctgttttactaGCATGACCAGTAGGAAGTACACACATCAATGTTATGGAGGAAATCGgacaaaaaaaacccaaaaacattgtatgttcttttgttttaaaagaaaacgaaAAAAAGGGTTTTAATTGCTGTAAAGATGATACATCGCACTTTTCATATATTGTTAATATCTGTTCTATTTCCCGGTATTGTCCAAAGTCAATGTATTTATCGAGTTTGCATCCAAAACATTTTTCCTTGCTGTAGTAAGTCATGCAGTGcgacacgttttttttttgtttagtgaaaaacaaacagttaaataatGGTTATTTGGGTATTTTTCAAAACTGATGTCCCGAGGTAGAATGGTTGACATCTGAAATAATGCCACAGGTTAAACAAGGtgttaaaatcttaaaagacAGTTTATGATATGCCgccttaaaataaaatttggaaatTCCACTGACGTCATATGGCGCAAAAGGGAAACTGTTGACTGAAGAATAATTTAATCCAACATAAATTGAAAGCTTTCATGTAAAACAGCAaagaataatgtattttatttatgtaaagaATCACGCATTTAAGTAAACTATTTCATTTTAGTCAATCTCTTAGCCTGAACAATACCTTCCACAGGGTAGGGCATATGTTACCACTTCACATAAACAGGCTCCATATGTAACACAGCAGAAATGTACCCGAATGAGTAGAGTGTCAAACAGTTACAGCATCAACCTGTGTATCAACATGTTTTACAACAAGACGTATTATAACTGCCCCATTAACTTCACATCTATTTCCCACTGCAGGTGGGGCGTACTCTGGAAAGAGCACATTCGTTAAGCAGTTACGTATCCATTACGGGGACGGATTTCCGGAGGATGAGAGAGGGCCGTATAAGCATCAGGTGCATGACAACATATCCGGGGCCGTCCATAAAGTTATTGACCACATGCGAATAGAAAACATCAAGTTTGACAACGACGCATATATGGTATAGAGTGCacttatatttaatatcatattgtgcaataaagaaatatttgattaaatgttatttgaaacgaataatattgtcaataaaagTGAGTACATAGAAATATCGATTACTAAAGTGGGCAATTTAGGTTCGCACGTCCCGCGTCACGGCACTACGTATATGTAATTCCCAAAGAGATTTACTAAGCGGTCACGTATGGTATAACAAGCACGGAACCTGAATTATGGCTGTGTGAAATAATACTGTATACACTTGTGACACTATTGATATGGTAATATTGATATTACGCAGGCGTGGAATGAATATGATACATTCACTAGGTTTCAAAAGGCAAGATATTCGCGTGACTCTTGAATGCTCTCTTCTCCTGAACCATATCTCTTCTAAAGTACCGGCCCCAATATCACTAAAGTACTCAAGTCAAATATCAATCTCAACTCAATTTACCATATATAAGCAGAATATGATTCAAAATGTTGCATGTGTTTATACCTTTTTCACGCGCTTACATTTGCATGTTTGCATTTCAGAATCAAGCCATAGATTTCCAGACACGAAACCCGGTGCTTGATTTTAACGAGATGCTTAAAAAGACTTACACCCCTGACGATTTGCAACAACCGGGCAAGGGAGCTAACTCGCTTCTGGCAATGGCGTGTACAGAACTGGGCAAACGCTTCGCATATATGAGTGTGAAATGTGGGGGTATATCCgaacatgtaatatatatatatttgtattatataaataaactgtCATGTAACAATTGTGAATGATTTAGTTGATTTGTATCATCTTCCGAGATTTAGATTTTTTCTCATTTAGCGGTGCGGTGTTTAGAATTGACCACACTATTATTTAATCATTGACAAATCATTAGTAAATTGATACATGATCGAGAATACTTAATCCCCGTAACATTTCGTAAAGcctaatttatatttattagacATGACCGTAGCTTTAGAGTTGCTTTATACTGTTGAAAGCGAGAGAAGACCATCTTTTTAATCAAACGGTACTATTTTAGAGCATTGTTCATAAATTTCCAATCACATGCTTTGAAAGCAAaaactttttgttttactaaaagATGTATAGTTATTGAAGAGTGGAAACCAGAAACTTCAAAAAAGAAGGTTAACAATCTTTTCAGAATATGGATGATATTTTTGTATAGGTCTGATCTTGATTCACATGCATGCATATATTACACAATGACTAGTTATCAGATGGCTAATGAGTGATTGGTACATTCCCGAATACTTTTGGGGCAAGTTCGGCTATGCCTAGCAATGTTATCAGTTATAAGCACGAATAAATTATAATTCCGTGAAGCGAAGTCATAAATGTTTAGAACTATTGATCTTTTGTGCAGTCCTAACGGGGTTGGAATCCCAGccacagttgttgttttttatttatgttcgggGTTGGAATCCCAGCCAgagttgtttctttttatttatgttcaggCAAGCTATTGAACTCATAGTGAAAAccttgcaaaaaatatattgcatttctaactCGTTATAGACGGCCATATTTGGACATACAATAAATTATCTATATGTCAGCACTATGAATGTATAAAtgcaataacatttataataattattaatcataatttaagtcggcattttatataatacaaaatacgatttaaataaaaatacaagttcAAAAAGATCCTacgttatatttatattttcattcagCTGCGATGTTATGCTATTTAGGGTGCATGATCAGGTCAATctgattaaataatttaatcgAACGCGTTTCAACCTCACTATCATTTCGAAAAATAGCTGTATTTTAGAATTACTGGGTAAAGAACTGTGCAGCGTCctatttaatgtgtattttactgCTAAATATCtagtattttttttgaaaatgtcttcTTCTTTAGTTGTCTGTACTATTTCTAAACAAATTTGAGGATCAGAATGAGCAATAATATGTTCGATCGTaatatgttctatgtctttggcgtttaacctgtgccattaaacgggctTTATATTGAAACCTTTGACTTCTAAGCttttttcaatagtttttcaaataaatattaaaataaaaattcggGCTCAGTGCTATCTTAAAACTATTTCTATCTTAACGATATTAGCAAAGGCAAACAAGTGAAATCCATTTTATTTGAGCATTGGACTCGAGTTTATTGTAAACAACACAATGAAACTAAAACAATTCAAATGCCTGTACCAACCGATCATGGCCACCAATTTACGAATGTTTGCTTCTACAAGCTTTTGAAGACACATTGGAATTTAAatcgtttaaaatattcatttatatgcaTGGTCTGTTATATACAACGTAAGCAAGCCACTATTTGCCGCCCGAATTATAATATAGACTTGCAATACTATAGCATTATAGTGTTCAGATAATTGTAACGCTGACGTGTCAGGAACAAGCATCTACGACAAAACATATCGAAAAAAGCAGCTAACGTTCAGCTTATTTTATACCGGAAGTTCGGCAgcatatcattttattgtataaatattagaTTTGTTAAATTAGTTAATAGTCATAAAAGGGTTCGCCATTTATTTGCATCTGTTTGTCTTGCAGGATCAGAGACTATTGCTTACATTATGGGATGACAGCGGCTTTCAGCGGGCATTCACCGAACTTGTTCACAGAAAGGGTGAATCAGCTTGCCTTAGGCCGCAGGAAGTTTAGTACGTCACTTAAGTTTCATAAATTCAAgatataacaacaacaaatagtTGGTTTGGACTGAgtcaaatgaaaacatcaataaatgactgatttattttatcGTTCATTGAAGATTGGAGACGCATTTTGCTTTCAGCTCGTATGTTTGAGTACTACAATCGTTAATGACAATCCATGGGTCCAGCCCTGTAAAATTCTTTGTTAACAAAGCTAATGGAAGCATTTACATCTGTTGATAGTAAGAACCAGATTTTGGTTAGAATCCAGAActaaacagtttttaaaactgGAACACTCGACCACCctcatttatttatgtttcgAAACGTCAAACAAATCCTTCTCCTGTTATTTCTTCAGTTTCTTAAGTAACCTAGAGCGTATGTTGTCGGAGAAGTACGTTCCAACGCATCAAGACATTCTTTATATACGGAGGCCTACACTCGGCGTTATTGAGCATCTATTTAACGTGGACGACCTCATATACAGGTAAACCAAGCAACATAAATATTGCGTTCGCAAATACATCAAGAAAATTGCCAATAACATTGTACAAGCAATCCATTTGCAGACAAATAGCATACGTTAGGTAAGCATTTGGAGGTAAATTATTTGCCTTAGAGAACATCGACATATTGCGTAGGCTTCTCTTTCATATCTTTTCTATTAAGAGACGACTTGTATTGAAGAAATTGCTGATGTTGAATTATTCGCAAGGACCATTATAATAAATTGGCAAACTGCTTTGGACGTtgatttgacatttaaatgattCTGTTGGAAATAATTCTTTGTGAGAAACTAAAAGCCATTAAAACAGCGTGTTTTTCGAAATCATCAAGTTGTTTCGATGTAAAAACGCAAGAATACTGACCCGGTATCTGCCAGTTTGAATCAATAGTTTTAATGTAAAATCTTACTTCGGTGCAGCTCGCTTATGCCTTTTGGTTCAATATTCGCGTGAGATTTCTTCTCTGAATAGTCTCCAAACAAAGTCTTGCGTTTAAAACACAGACTTTGATTTAAGGACAACATTGCGTGACTACATCATATAAGCGTTCATCTTGTTGACTAATTACGTCATAGAGATAACAGCTCTGTGACCACTAGAGATCTAAATCTCGTTATTTAACAAATTAGTTTTTCAACTGTCTTCTAATCAACAACCGAAATAGATAAGGTAACTTAACCTTCGTTCTGTTTGTTGAAAGACATCTCAAAGGTACAATAACAGTAGCCGGCAAACAACAAAATGAAGTAATATTTACAGTGCAGTcgatcatttttaataatttgtaaatctttctttcgtttattttgAAGTTAATTATGTTCAACGTAAACTTCTTTTCTGGTTGGTCAAATTGGAGTCATGCCATGTTGAAAATACGCACATTTTCGAAAGTTTCTTCGCTTAAGTGTTCTTAAAATTTTGTAGGCAGTCAAGATAAGAGTAACAATATTTACCAATTGTTTCCGATACAACTATTTCATTCAAGAACCAGCTTTTGAATATCTATTGCAAAACATGTCGGAAAGGTGTTTGGCAGTTTTACCAATTAATATTGCAGGGTGATTGACGTGGCGGGTCAGAAAAGCCAGAGGAAGAAGTGGATCCATGTGTTCGAGAAT
The Mya arenaria isolate MELC-2E11 chromosome 12, ASM2691426v1 DNA segment above includes these coding regions:
- the LOC128210975 gene encoding guanine nucleotide-binding protein G(i) subunit alpha-3-like isoform X5 encodes the protein MEKSAGKSKSRFKRVKKALSMSAMGKMSKDAFKRSQSIDHQLQQDLEQRKNELTLLLLGGAYSGKSTFVKQLRIHYGDGFPEDERGPYKHQVHDNISGAVHKVIDHMRIENIKFDNDAYMNQAIDFQTRNPVLDFNEMLKKTYTPDDLQQPGKGANSLLAMACTELGKRFAYMSVKCGGISEHDQRLLLTLWDDSGFQRAFTELVHRKGESACLRPQEVYFLSNLERMLSEKYVPTHQDILYIRRPTLGVIEHLFNVDDLIYRVIDVAGQKSQRKKWIHVFENVTVVLFFVALSAFDETLEEDESLNSLEDSLQMFHEVSHNHYLERTDFLLFLNKYDLFTEKLKHVQFKTFVKTYSGDNSPETCIKYIKDQFEQSRPCHKHVYTHVACATDVTMMADVLSKVLNIVAEINFRKTGGLF
- the LOC128210975 gene encoding guanine nucleotide-binding protein G(i) subunit alpha-3-like isoform X2; protein product: MEGSSGKPRSRFKRVKKALSMSAMGKMSKDAFKRSQSIDHQLQQDLEQRKNELTLLLLGGAYSGKSTFVKQLRIHYGDGFPEDERGPYKHQVHDNISGAVHKVIDHMRIENIKFDNDAYMNQAIDFQTRNPVLDFNEMLKKTYTPDDLQQPGKGANSLLAMACTELGKRFAYMSVKCGGISEHDQRLLLTLWDDSGFQRAFTELVHRKGESACLRPQEVYFLSNLERMLSEKYVPTHQDILYIRRPTLGVIEHLFNVDDLIYRVIDVAGQKSQRKKWIHVFENVTVVLFFVALSAFDETLEEDESLNSLEDSLQMFHEVSHNHYLERTDFLLFLNKYDLFTEKLKHVQFKTFVKTYSGDNSPETCIKYIKDQFEQSRPCHKHVYTHVACATDVTMMADVLSKVLNIVAEINFRKTGGLF
- the LOC128210975 gene encoding guanine nucleotide-binding protein G(i) subunit alpha-3-like isoform X4 — translated: MEKSAGKPKGRFKRVKKALSMSAMGKMSKDAFKRSQSIDHQLQQDLEQRKNELTLLLLGGAYSGKSTFVKQLRIHYGDGFPEDERGPYKHQVHDNISGAVHKVIDHMRIENIKFDNDAYMNQAIDFQTRNPVLDFNEMLKKTYTPDDLQQPGKGANSLLAMACTELGKRFAYMSVKCGGISEHDQRLLLTLWDDSGFQRAFTELVHRKGESACLRPQEVYFLSNLERMLSEKYVPTHQDILYIRRPTLGVIEHLFNVDDLIYRVIDVAGQKSQRKKWIHVFENVTVVLFFVALSAFDETLEEDESLNSLEDSLQMFHEVSHNHYLERTDFLLFLNKYDLFTEKLKHVQFKTFVKTYSGDNSPETCIKYIKDQFEQSRPCHKHVYTHVACATDVTMMADVLSKVLNIVAEINFRKTGGLF
- the LOC128210975 gene encoding guanine nucleotide-binding protein G(i) subunit alpha-3-like isoform X6, which produces MEGSSGKPGSRLKRVKRALSMSAMGKMSKDAFKRSQSIDHQLQQDLEQRKNELTLLLLGGAYSGKSTFVKQLRIHYGDGFPEDERGPYKHQVHDNISGAVHKVIDHMRIENIKFDNDAYMNQAIDFQTRNPVLDFNEMLKKTYTPDDLQQPGKGANSLLAMACTELGKRFAYMSVKCGGISEHDQRLLLTLWDDSGFQRAFTELVHRKGESACLRPQEVYFLSNLERMLSEKYVPTHQDILYIRRPTLGVIEHLFNVDDLIYRVIDVAGQKSQRKKWIHVFENVTVVLFFVALSAFDETLEEDESLNSLEDSLQMFHEVSHNHYLERTDFLLFLNKYDLFTEKLKHVQFKTFVKTYSGDNSPETCIKYIKDQFEQSRPCHKHVYTHVACATDVTMMADVLSKVLNIVAEINFRKTGGLF
- the LOC128210975 gene encoding guanine nucleotide-binding protein G(i) subunit alpha-3-like isoform X3 gives rise to the protein MEKSTGKPKSRFKRVKKALSMSAMGKMSKDAFKRSQSIDHQLQQDLEQRKNELTLLLLGGAYSGKSTFVKQLRIHYGDGFPEDERGPYKHQVHDNISGAVHKVIDHMRIENIKFDNDAYMNQAIDFQTRNPVLDFNEMLKKTYTPDDLQQPGKGANSLLAMACTELGKRFAYMSVKCGGISEHDQRLLLTLWDDSGFQRAFTELVHRKGESACLRPQEVYFLSNLERMLSEKYVPTHQDILYIRRPTLGVIEHLFNVDDLIYRVIDVAGQKSQRKKWIHVFENVTVVLFFVALSAFDETLEEDESLNSLEDSLQMFHEVSHNHYLERTDFLLFLNKYDLFTEKLKHVQFKTFVKTYSGDNSPETCIKYIKDQFEQSRPCHKHVYTHVACATDVTMMADVLSKVLNIVAEINFRKTGGLF
- the LOC128210975 gene encoding guanine nucleotide-binding protein G(i) subunit alpha-3-like isoform X1, whose translation is MPRGRNNSEDMESEKSKNTLSLKRFKKALSMSAMGKMSKDAFKRSQSIDHQLQQDLEQRKNELTLLLLGGAYSGKSTFVKQLRIHYGDGFPEDERGPYKHQVHDNISGAVHKVIDHMRIENIKFDNDAYMNQAIDFQTRNPVLDFNEMLKKTYTPDDLQQPGKGANSLLAMACTELGKRFAYMSVKCGGISEHDQRLLLTLWDDSGFQRAFTELVHRKGESACLRPQEVYFLSNLERMLSEKYVPTHQDILYIRRPTLGVIEHLFNVDDLIYRVIDVAGQKSQRKKWIHVFENVTVVLFFVALSAFDETLEEDESLNSLEDSLQMFHEVSHNHYLERTDFLLFLNKYDLFTEKLKHVQFKTFVKTYSGDNSPETCIKYIKDQFEQSRPCHKHVYTHVACATDVTMMADVLSKVLNIVAEINFRKTGGLF